A single window of Schistosoma mansoni, WGS project CABG00000000 data, supercontig 0325, strain Puerto Rico, whole genome shotgun sequence DNA harbors:
- a CDS encoding XP_018644712.1, with product MNSIQNSNQLANVMDPISGEVGVICNHKIGDDCDNEDSKEKAHTTMTTTGSGSHSSHEGSEQNEEKQYPMYDSNNNSNNNIKQSDLIMPNNIGQDNGAIACCVCNSLHQIDAEDEILHMTELLSKRRESEARRQLLLAEMEVGIERDDRLRAAANAMALAVSPMTSDIACNIDKSGLSSVSNCIHYNYCVRHHHHHHDHQQQIHSNNVYNVQQHIALNPPHLHSIDHRNMDNELIPPITCCCTSDCIREEDKLITLRKSSSGLGFSLTTKLIPKSISNTTINESLFAVYVKNILPDGSAIKDGQLRVGDRLIQVNILF from the exons ATGAACtcaattcaaaattctaatCAGTTAGCAAATGTTATGGATCCGATAAGCGGTGAAGTCGGAGTAATCTGTAACCATAAAATTGGTGATGACTGTGACAATGAGGATTCAAAAGAAAAAGCACACACTACTATGACCACTACCGGAAGTGGTAGTCATAGTAGTCATGAAGGAAGTGAACAAAATGAGGAGAAGCAATATCCTATGTatgatagcaataataatagtaataataatataaagcaATCCGATTTAATTATGCCAAATAACATTGGTCAAGATAATGGGGCGATTGCGTGTTGTGTATGCAATTCATTGCATCAAATAGATGCTGAGGATGAAATTCTTCATATGACTGAATTATTATCGAAACGTCGTGAATCAGAAGCTAGACGTCAGTTATTATTAGCTGAAATGGAGGTTGGAATAGAACGAGATGATCGTTTAAGAGCTGCTGCAAATGCCATGGCATTGGCAGTATCACCAATGACAAGTGATATTGCATGTAATATAGATAAATCAGGATTATCTAGTGTATCAAATTGTATACACTATAATTATTGTgtacgtcatcatcatcatcatcatgatcatcaacAACAAATTCATTCTAATAATGTTTATAATGTACAACAGCATATTGCATTAAATCCACCACATTTACATTCTATAGATCATAGAAATATGGATAATGAATTGATACCACCGATAACATGTTGTTGTACATCGGATTGTATTAGAGAAGAAGATAAATTGATTACATTACGAAAAT CTTCATCTGGTTTAGGATTTAGTTTAACAACAAAACTTATTCCTAAATCTATATCCAATACAACAATCAATGAATCATTATTTGCTGtatatgtgaaaaatattttacCTGATGGTTCAGCTATAAAAGATGGACAATTACGTGTTGGTGATCGACTTATacaagtaaatattttattctaa